The genomic interval TTTATAATCTTCTCTTTCAAATAAGCTTTTGTGATCCTCAATATTAATATTTTTCATAAAATAACCTCTCCTAACTTTTATTCCAAGGTGCTTTAATTTTCTTCCATACTGGGCCATTAACTGTCATATCCATATCCCTAGCAAAGACACCAAATCCGTCTATACCATGATAGGGGCCTGAATAGTCCCATGAGTGCATCTGCCTAAAAGGAACCCCCAATTTCTGTGATTGGTATTTCTCTTTAATACCAGAGCCGAACATGTTTGGTTTATGGTTTTTAAGTAGATTTTCCATCTCATATTCATTCATATCGTCTACAACGAGGGTTGCATCTTCTAAATATTTTTTTGTTCTTTCATAATCGTCGTTATGAGCAAATTCATAACCAGTAATTAATACCTCCATCCCTAGATCTCTAAATGCGGGTATAGTATGCCTCGGTCTTAATCCTCCAACATATAACATAACTGTTTTGTCTTTAAGCCTTGGCTTGTATTCTTCAATAATCTTATTAGTTATAGGCACATATTTTTCATTTATTAGATATTCTGTTCTCTCTTTTATCTTATCATCAAAGAATGAAGCAATGTGCCTCATACTATTAAAGATCTCAGTAGGTCCAAAAAAATTAAACTCTAACCATGGTATACCAAACTTTTCTTCAATATATCTAGCTATATAGTTCATTGATCTATAGCAGTGAATAAGCACAACTTTTGCTCTTCCTAAATTTTCTATCTCATTAATCGTTGAATCCCCTGTTGATTGCGAGATAAGATTTAACCCCATATCTTCAAGGATCTTCCTAGAGGCCCATGCATCACCACCTATGTTATAGTCTCCTATTAATGCAATATCGTATTTGGTAGATTTTATCTCAGATCCTTTATTGTCTTTCTCGTAAATATTATCTTTTATTGAATCATTGGCTATATGATGGCCTAGTGATTGACTAATTCCTCTAAAGCCTTCACATCTAACGGGTATTATGGGCTTATTATATTCTTTACTTTTTCTTCTGGCAACTGCTTCTATATCATCTCCTATTAAACCAACTGGACATTCTGATTGAATAGTTATGCCCTTATTTAAAGGGAAAAGCTTTTCAATCTCATCTACTATAATTTCAAGTTTTTTGTCACCGCCAAACACAATATCATTCTCTTGAAAATCTGATGTAAATTGCATTGTTACAAAAGAATCTATCCCAGCAGTGCCTTTAAAGTAATTTCTCCTTGCAGCCCATGAGTATTGGCCGCAACCAACTGGCCCGTGACTAATATGTATGGCATCTTTTACAGGACCCCAAACAACACCTTTTGATCCTGCATAGGCGCAACCCCTTATAGTCATAACACCTGGTCTTGAGCGTCTATTTGATTTTGGTAGGTCCTTACAGCGCTCATCTTTTACCATAACCTTAATATGTTTTTGTCTATCTTTTTTTGTTTTTTCTG from Deferribacterota bacterium carries:
- the nifD gene encoding nitrogenase molybdenum-iron protein alpha chain; translated protein: MAIENKNFNETIEKIIEKYPEKTKKDRQKHIKVMVKDERCKDLPKSNRRSRPGVMTIRGCAYAGSKGVVWGPVKDAIHISHGPVGCGQYSWAARRNYFKGTAGIDSFVTMQFTSDFQENDIVFGGDKKLEIIVDEIEKLFPLNKGITIQSECPVGLIGDDIEAVARRKSKEYNKPIIPVRCEGFRGISQSLGHHIANDSIKDNIYEKDNKGSEIKSTKYDIALIGDYNIGGDAWASRKILEDMGLNLISQSTGDSTINEIENLGRAKVVLIHCYRSMNYIARYIEEKFGIPWLEFNFFGPTEIFNSMRHIASFFDDKIKERTEYLINEKYVPITNKIIEEYKPRLKDKTVMLYVGGLRPRHTIPAFRDLGMEVLITGYEFAHNDDYERTKKYLEDATLVVDDMNEYEMENLLKNHKPNMFGSGIKEKYQSQKLGVPFRQMHSWDYSGPYHGIDGFGVFARDMDMTVNGPVWKKIKAPWNKS